The following proteins come from a genomic window of Melospiza georgiana isolate bMelGeo1 chromosome 3, bMelGeo1.pri, whole genome shotgun sequence:
- the FNDC4 gene encoding fibronectin type III domain-containing protein 4 isoform X2: MARVSAMISPVLVLFGCDLCFVRANRPPSPVNVTVTQLKANSATVSWDVPEGDVVIGYAILQQRQDGQMQRFIREVNTTNRACVLWDLAEDADYIIQVQSIGLYGESQASKRVHFRTLKETDRLPSNSSNQGDITMEGLDKDRQLQTGEIIIIVAVLLMWAAVIALFCRQYDIIKDNDSNNNKEKTKPSSEHSTPERPSGGLLRSKKSPSVNIIEV, from the exons ATGGCCCGCGTCTCGGCGATGATCAGCCCGGTGCTGGTGCTCTTCGGCTGCGACCTGTGCTTCGTGCGAGCCA ACAGGCCACCGTCCCCTGTCAATGTGACTGTGACACAGCTGAAGGCGAACTCTGCCACAGTCTCCTGGGATGTACCAGAAGGAGATGTGGTCATCGGCTACGCCATCCTACAGCAG AGGCAGGATGGGCAGATGCAGCGCTTCATCCGGGAGGTGAACACCACCAACCgtgcctgtgtgctgtgggaCCTGGCAGAGGATGCTGACTACATCATCCAGGTGCAGAGCATTGGCCTGTATGGGGAGAGCCAGGCTAGCAAGCGTGTCCACTTCCGCACCCTGAAGGAGACCGACCGCCTGCCTTCCAACAGCTCCAACCAAG GTGACATCAccatggaggggctggacaAAGACCGGCAGCTGCAGACAGGCGAGATTATCATCattgtggctgtgctgctcatgTGGGCAG CGGTGATCGCCCTGTTCTGCAGACAGTATGATATCATCAAGGATAATGACTCCAACAACAACAAGGAGAAGACAAAGCcctcctcagagcacagcaCGCCAGAGCGGCCGAGCGGAGGGCTGCTGCGGAGCAAG AAATCTCCCTCGGTCAATATCATTGAGGTGTAA
- the FNDC4 gene encoding fibronectin type III domain-containing protein 4 isoform X1 — translation MARVSAMISPVLVLFGCDLCFVRANRPPSPVNVTVTQLKANSATVSWDVPEGDVVIGYAILQQRQDGQMQRFIREVNTTNRACVLWDLAEDADYIIQVQSIGLYGESQASKRVHFRTLKETDRLPSNSSNQGDITMEGLDKDRQLQTGEIIIIVAVLLMWAAVIALFCRQYDIIKDNDSNNNKEKTKPSSEHSTPERPSGGLLRSKKKSPSVNIIEV, via the exons ATGGCCCGCGTCTCGGCGATGATCAGCCCGGTGCTGGTGCTCTTCGGCTGCGACCTGTGCTTCGTGCGAGCCA ACAGGCCACCGTCCCCTGTCAATGTGACTGTGACACAGCTGAAGGCGAACTCTGCCACAGTCTCCTGGGATGTACCAGAAGGAGATGTGGTCATCGGCTACGCCATCCTACAGCAG AGGCAGGATGGGCAGATGCAGCGCTTCATCCGGGAGGTGAACACCACCAACCgtgcctgtgtgctgtgggaCCTGGCAGAGGATGCTGACTACATCATCCAGGTGCAGAGCATTGGCCTGTATGGGGAGAGCCAGGCTAGCAAGCGTGTCCACTTCCGCACCCTGAAGGAGACCGACCGCCTGCCTTCCAACAGCTCCAACCAAG GTGACATCAccatggaggggctggacaAAGACCGGCAGCTGCAGACAGGCGAGATTATCATCattgtggctgtgctgctcatgTGGGCAG CGGTGATCGCCCTGTTCTGCAGACAGTATGATATCATCAAGGATAATGACTCCAACAACAACAAGGAGAAGACAAAGCcctcctcagagcacagcaCGCCAGAGCGGCCGAGCGGAGGGCTGCTGCGGAGCAAG AAGAAATCTCCCTCGGTCAATATCATTGAGGTGTAA